In Cryptomeria japonica chromosome 10, Sugi_1.0, whole genome shotgun sequence, a genomic segment contains:
- the LOC131859501 gene encoding actin-related protein 6-like isoform X2 has protein sequence MGSPSPMIVVDNGGGFCKAGFAGNKNPTAVVPNCLSRSHSSKKWLIADQLHHCDDIAGISIRRPFDRGFLVNADMQKEIWERLFKNLLKTRPSDSAGLLLVEPLFNLPSIQKATDELVFEDLGFQSLYVADSPSLVHLYEASRSPISLLARTQCSLIVDCGFSFTHAAPVYQNFTINYGVKRIDLGGKALTNYLKELVSYRAVNMMDETYIMDDVKEKLCFVSLDVDHDLQLARVSLCGRMGLVLEDREVS, from the exons ATGGGGTCTCCTTCGCCTATGATAGTGGTGGACAACGGCGGGGGCTTCTGCAAGGCTGGATTTGCTGGCAACAAAAACCCCACGGCCGTTGTTCCTAATTGCCTCTCCCGCTCCCACTCATCCAAGAAATGGCTCATCGCCGACCAACTCCACCACTGCGACGACATAGCCGGGATCTCCATTCGCCGCCCCTTCGACCGTGGCTTCCTTGTCAATGCCGACATGCAAAAAGAAATTTGGGAGCGCCTCTTTAAGAACCTTCTGAAGACTCGTCCCTCCGATTCCGCAGGCCTCCTCTTAGTCGAGCCCCTCTTCAATCTGCCCTCCATCCAGAAGGCCACGGACGAGCTCGTGTTCGAAGATCTAGGGTTCCAGTCTCTCTACGTCGCGGACTCGCCTTCGCTGGTGCATTTGTACGAAGCGAGCAGGTCTCCCATCAGTCTCCTGGCCAGGACACAGTGTAGCCTCATCGTCGACTGTGGCTTCTCCTTCACGCACGCGGCTCCCGTCTACCAGAATTTTACTATCAATTATGGGGTCAAGAGGATTGACCTTGGCGGGAAGGCGCTCACTAATTATCTGAAGGAGCTTGTTTCTTACCGAGCTGTGAACATGATGGATGAGACTTATATTATGGATGATGTTAAGGAGAAGCTCTGCTTTGTTTCGCTTGATGTTGATCATGATCTCCAACTAGCGAG GGTGAGTTTATGTGGCAGGATGGGATTAGTCTTAGAagatcgtgaagtctcataa
- the LOC131859501 gene encoding actin-related protein 6-like isoform X1 has protein sequence MGSPSPMIVVDNGGGFCKAGFAGNKNPTAVVPNCLSRSHSSKKWLIADQLHHCDDIAGISIRRPFDRGFLVNADMQKEIWERLFKNLLKTRPSDSAGLLLVEPLFNLPSIQKATDELVFEDLGFQSLYVADSPSLVHLYEASRSPISLLARTQCSLIVDCGFSFTHAAPVYQNFTINYGVKRIDLGGKALTNYLKELVSYRAVNMMDETYIMDDVKEKLCFVSLDVDHDLQLARLQEKLDADLFLLLPSPFHWHFS, from the coding sequence ATGGGGTCTCCTTCGCCTATGATAGTGGTGGACAACGGCGGGGGCTTCTGCAAGGCTGGATTTGCTGGCAACAAAAACCCCACGGCCGTTGTTCCTAATTGCCTCTCCCGCTCCCACTCATCCAAGAAATGGCTCATCGCCGACCAACTCCACCACTGCGACGACATAGCCGGGATCTCCATTCGCCGCCCCTTCGACCGTGGCTTCCTTGTCAATGCCGACATGCAAAAAGAAATTTGGGAGCGCCTCTTTAAGAACCTTCTGAAGACTCGTCCCTCCGATTCCGCAGGCCTCCTCTTAGTCGAGCCCCTCTTCAATCTGCCCTCCATCCAGAAGGCCACGGACGAGCTCGTGTTCGAAGATCTAGGGTTCCAGTCTCTCTACGTCGCGGACTCGCCTTCGCTGGTGCATTTGTACGAAGCGAGCAGGTCTCCCATCAGTCTCCTGGCCAGGACACAGTGTAGCCTCATCGTCGACTGTGGCTTCTCCTTCACGCACGCGGCTCCCGTCTACCAGAATTTTACTATCAATTATGGGGTCAAGAGGATTGACCTTGGCGGGAAGGCGCTCACTAATTATCTGAAGGAGCTTGTTTCTTACCGAGCTGTGAACATGATGGATGAGACTTATATTATGGATGATGTTAAGGAGAAGCTCTGCTTTGTTTCGCTTGATGTTGATCATGATCTCCAACTAGCGAG